Genomic window (Bradyrhizobium sp. 186):
GGCACTGCGCTGTTCGGCAACGCCGTCACCGTCCTTGTCGCGCAACAGCGTGATGCGGTTGGCGCTGACGCCGAGCGCCGCGGCGCGCCGCATCGTCGCCTGCATCGCGTAGTGAAACACGGACCTCGGCGCTCCCGCGATCTGCGTCGCTTCCGCAATCAGCACGTCGCCGTTGGGCAGCACCTCGATCCAACGCGGATGGTCGAGCCCGGTCGCGAACGCATTGACCTTGAGCCCGGGCGCGACTGTCGGCTTCTGTCCCTCGCTCCAGCCCCTGGCCGTCGGCATCTTCAAGGTCGGCAGCGCCCCTTGCGGCTTCGCCTCCGGGATCGCCGGCGCTTGGCCCCAGGCCGGCGCGGGCCCAGTGCCCGACAGCTTCCGCCATTGCAGCGCGATGCCGCCGACGAATGCGACGAACTGCGCAAAGATGCTGGAAAAGGTCATGAAAATCCCCTGTTGAACGTGTGGCACTGTCCAACGCCGGATCGTCCAAGCCCCGCGCGGGCTCAGACCTAATCTTCGCCTGATGTTGACCTCTCCAGATCAACGATGGGATGTCGTCGTGCCTTTTTGCGTGCGCATCCAACTTGGTGGCGGCAAAAAGGTCAACCGGTGCCGGCCTGCTTCCGGCCGCCTGGGGCGCAGATGGCAGCACGTCGAATTTGCATGGCACGGATGCAAGAGGTCCGCTTTTGTGTGAGGCGATCAGCGGCCGATCTGCCGCTCCAGCCCCCGCGCCGCGCGAAACTCATCGAGGTGATGGATGTTCGGCGCGAGCGCCGCTTCCTTGGACAGCAGATGATAGACGCGAGCGACCGTGCGCTGCTTCTGCTTCGTCCGCCCGGGCGGCAGCCCCCGCGCCTTGCGCACCGCGGCGATCGCGTGCTCGCGAAAATAATCGTAGGAGTCCGACATGGCTCGATGCTCTGCGGCTGGTGCGTGCGTCGAGGGAGTAACGGGTAAGCAGAAAGGCGGTTCCTGGCTGAATGTTCCAACCTGCTGATCCCTCACCGTCATCCTTCGAGGCTCGGCCAGCGATGCATTCGCATCGCAAAACCTCGCACCTCCAGCGACAATGGCTTCGCCATTGCGCGGGGATGACGGAGTCAGCAGCAATGCCGTTGCTGGCGGTGTGAAGGAAACTCCCGCGCTCGCTCTTCCCTCAGCGCGGCGACAGGAACGGGATGATCATCGGGACGCGGCGGCAATAGGCGCTGTAGGCGTCTTCGCCGAGCTCCTTGGACAGAAACACCTCTTCCATCCGCCCCTTCTGCCACATGCCGAGCGAGATCAGGATCGCGCCGAGGATCGCCGTCACGGTGCCGACCGCGATGCCGGTGGCGAGCATGCCGGCGATCAGGCCGGTGTAGATCGGATGACGCACGATGCCGTACGGGCCGGTGTCGACGACGCGGTGGTCTTCCTTGTGGGTGATGGTGTTGGACCAGAACTTTCCGAGATGCAGCCGTCCCCACCAGGTGAAGGAGATGCCGGCAAGCACGATCAGGGCAACGATATAGACGCCGGTATTGCCGAACACCCAGAGCGGCTTCTCGCCGAGCACTTCCGCCGTCCACGGCGTGAACAGGATGCCGCCCACCAGGATCGGGATACGATAGCGGCCGGATTCCAGCGTCATCACCTGCTTCTGGGTGCGGCCCTGCCAGAACGAGGCGCCGACCCAGCTTGCGAGCCAGGCGAGCCAGATCAGTGCGAGCAGTTGCGTCGGCCAGGTCGTGGTCCAGCCACCCCAGGCGACAGAGAGAAGCTTGCTGAAATCAAAGGACATGCGGAAAGGTTCTTTGGGTTGGGCGGCAGCTCAGCTGGCGCGCGAGGAGAGCGCGTGACGCTCGATATTGCCGGACGCTGACGCGCCGCCGCGGGCGAGCAGATGGGTGATGGTTTCGCGCAGCACGGGCTCGATCGGACGCGGCGAATAGCCGAGCTCGGTACGCGCCTTGCCAATCGAGAGGTCGCTCGCGGCGAGCGCGATGCGCACGCCCTCGGCGGTGCCATTGGGCGGCCGGCGCGTGATGCGATCGGAGAAATATTCGAGCATGATGCCGGAGAGCTCGGCGATCTTGCCGGGAACGACGACTGGAAACTGCCGGCGGCCGCTCATCGCGGACATCATCCGCAGGATCTGGCCGAGCCTGACGCAATCGCCGCCGAGGATGTAGCGCTGGCCGATGCGGCCGCGTTCCATGGTCAGCACCAGGCCCATGGCGACGTCGCGCACGTCGACGAGATTGACCAGGAAGTTGAGGTGCGGCTGCACCTTCTTCTGAAGGAAGTACCACAGCATCGCGGTCGGCGGCGTCAGATTGTGGTCGGCAGCACCGATCGGCATGGTCGGCGTGCCGATGACGAGCGGGAAGCCCGCAGAAGCGGCCTTCGCCGCATGATGCTCGGCGAGCGACTTCGATCGCGTATAGGCGCCGGGCATCGCCTCGGCCGGCTGGAGCGCCTCCTCGGCGGCAACGCCGTTGAGCTTCGAATAGGGGAACAGGATCGATTCCGTCGAGCAGTGCAGAAAGCGCGACACGCCGCGCTTCATCGCGGCCGCGAGCACGACCTCGGTGCCGCGGCAATTGACGTGGTAAAAGTCTTGCTTGTTGGCGACCCACATCCCGGGCAGG
Coding sequences:
- a CDS encoding NAD-dependent epimerase/dehydratase family protein, with the protein product MALVLVTGGSGFIGHHLVEALRARGQRVRILDVRPPAPANADVEYAHGSVLDGAAVDAALAGVDQVYHLAGLPGMWVANKQDFYHVNCRGTEVVLAAAMKRGVSRFLHCSTESILFPYSKLNGVAAEEALQPAEAMPGAYTRSKSLAEHHAAKAASAGFPLVIGTPTMPIGAADHNLTPPTAMLWYFLQKKVQPHLNFLVNLVDVRDVAMGLVLTMERGRIGQRYILGGDCVRLGQILRMMSAMSGRRQFPVVVPGKIAELSGIMLEYFSDRITRRPPNGTAEGVRIALAASDLSIGKARTELGYSPRPIEPVLRETITHLLARGGASASGNIERHALSSRAS
- a CDS encoding isoprenylcysteine carboxylmethyltransferase family protein, translated to MSFDFSKLLSVAWGGWTTTWPTQLLALIWLAWLASWVGASFWQGRTQKQVMTLESGRYRIPILVGGILFTPWTAEVLGEKPLWVFGNTGVYIVALIVLAGISFTWWGRLHLGKFWSNTITHKEDHRVVDTGPYGIVRHPIYTGLIAGMLATGIAVGTVTAILGAILISLGMWQKGRMEEVFLSKELGEDAYSAYCRRVPMIIPFLSPR